A window from Flavobacterium gyeonganense encodes these proteins:
- a CDS encoding prolyl oligopeptidase family serine peptidase, translated as MAITTVGISSGQSKIKYPETKKGETVDVYFDTKVADPYRWLEDDKSEETGSWVKAQNEVTYAYLNQIPFRDALKARMEKLWNYEKIGAPFKEGNFTYYFKNNGLQNQSVVYRKDKSGKEEVFLDPNTFSKDGTTSLGGLDFSKDGSKAAYSISEGGSDWRKVIIIDALSKKVLEDTLVDVKFSGISWYKNEGFYYSSYDKPKGSELSAKTDQHKLYFHKLGTSQKEDKVIFGADQKRRYIGGYVTEDNSYLVITAANSTYGNELYIKDLTKPNSPIITIVDNFNNDSGVIENEGSKLFIVTDFNAPNKRVVTVDFSNPKPENWKDFIKETNDILSPSTGAGYFFANYTKDAVSFVQQYDYNGKLIREIKLPAVGSAGGFGGKKEEKILYYSFTNYTTPGSIYSFEPKVGKSEIYQKPKVDFKSEDYESKQVFYTSKDGTKIPMIITYKKGTKLDGKNPTILYGYGGFNISLTPAFSIGNAVWLENGGVYAVANLRGGGEYGKKWHDAGTKLQKQNVFDDFIAAAEYLIAQKYTSSDYLAIRGGSNGGLLVGATMTQRPDLMKVALPAVGVMDMLRYNAFTAGAGWAYDYGTSQDNKQMFEYLKGYSPVHNVKKGTHYPATMVTTGDHDDRVVPAHSFKFAAELQDKQTGDNPVLIRIDVKAGHGAGKSVAATIQENVDIQAFTLYNMGFTTLPKK; from the coding sequence ATGGCAATAACTACAGTAGGAATTTCTTCCGGTCAAAGTAAAATTAAGTATCCCGAAACTAAAAAAGGAGAAACTGTTGATGTTTATTTTGATACCAAAGTAGCTGATCCTTACCGCTGGCTTGAAGATGATAAATCAGAAGAAACTGGTTCGTGGGTAAAAGCACAAAATGAAGTAACGTATGCCTATCTTAATCAGATTCCGTTTCGCGATGCTTTAAAGGCAAGAATGGAAAAACTTTGGAATTACGAAAAAATCGGCGCTCCTTTTAAAGAAGGGAATTTTACCTACTATTTTAAAAACAACGGACTTCAGAACCAATCTGTTGTTTACAGGAAAGACAAAAGCGGTAAAGAAGAAGTTTTTTTAGATCCGAACACCTTTTCTAAAGACGGAACCACTTCGCTTGGAGGACTGGATTTTTCAAAAGACGGATCAAAAGCCGCTTATTCCATTTCTGAAGGAGGAAGCGACTGGCGAAAAGTAATTATAATTGATGCTCTTTCAAAAAAAGTTTTGGAAGACACTTTAGTCGATGTAAAATTCAGCGGCATTTCATGGTATAAAAATGAAGGTTTTTACTACTCCAGCTATGACAAGCCAAAAGGAAGCGAATTATCTGCCAAAACAGATCAGCATAAATTGTATTTCCATAAACTGGGTACTTCCCAAAAAGAAGATAAAGTGATTTTTGGAGCCGATCAAAAGAGGAGATATATTGGTGGTTATGTTACTGAAGACAATAGTTATCTGGTGATTACAGCAGCCAATTCGACTTACGGAAATGAGTTGTACATTAAAGATCTAACTAAACCAAACAGTCCGATTATTACAATCGTTGATAATTTTAACAATGACAGTGGCGTTATCGAAAATGAGGGCAGTAAATTATTTATTGTAACCGACTTTAATGCTCCGAACAAACGTGTCGTAACCGTTGACTTCAGCAATCCAAAACCGGAAAACTGGAAAGATTTCATTAAAGAAACCAATGATATTTTATCACCTTCAACAGGTGCCGGTTATTTCTTTGCAAATTATACAAAAGACGCGGTATCATTTGTACAGCAATATGATTACAACGGAAAATTAATCCGTGAAATCAAACTTCCTGCTGTAGGATCTGCAGGCGGATTTGGTGGTAAAAAAGAGGAAAAAATTTTATACTACAGCTTTACCAATTATACCACTCCGGGGAGTATTTATTCTTTTGAACCAAAAGTAGGGAAATCTGAAATTTATCAAAAGCCAAAAGTAGATTTCAAAAGTGAAGACTACGAATCTAAACAAGTTTTCTATACTTCAAAAGACGGCACAAAAATCCCGATGATTATTACCTATAAAAAGGGAACAAAATTAGACGGTAAAAACCCTACAATCCTTTACGGGTATGGCGGATTCAATATTAGCTTAACTCCGGCTTTCAGTATTGGAAATGCAGTCTGGTTAGAGAATGGAGGCGTTTATGCTGTTGCCAATTTAAGAGGAGGCGGTGAATACGGAAAAAAATGGCACGATGCAGGAACGAAACTTCAAAAACAAAACGTATTTGACGATTTTATCGCTGCTGCGGAATACCTAATTGCTCAAAAATATACCTCATCTGATTATCTAGCTATTCGCGGAGGTTCAAACGGAGGATTGTTAGTTGGGGCCACTATGACACAGCGTCCTGATTTGATGAAAGTAGCTTTGCCAGCAGTTGGCGTTATGGATATGCTTCGTTACAATGCCTTTACAGCAGGTGCAGGATGGGCTTATGATTACGGAACTTCTCAGGACAACAAACAGATGTTCGAATACTTAAAAGGATATTCTCCGGTTCACAACGTTAAAAAAGGAACTCATTATCCTGCAACAATGGTTACTACCGGAGATCATGACGATCGTGTAGTACCGGCACACAGCTTTAAATTCGCTGCCGAACTTCAGGACAAACAAACTGGAGATAATCCTGTTTTGATTCGTATTGACGTAAAAGCAGGTCACGGAGCAGGAAAATCTGTTGCGGCTACGATTCAGGAAAATGTAGATATTCAGGCATTCACGCTTTATAATATGGGTTTTACAACTTTGCCTAAAAAGTAA
- a CDS encoding Gfo/Idh/MocA family protein — MKIIKWGIIGCGNVTEVKSGPAFQKAPNSALVAVMRRDAALAEDYAKRHNVPKWYSKAEDLINDPEVDAIYIATPPSSHKEYTILCAKAGKPVYVEKPMALTFEECNEMISACKEHNAPLFVAYYRRALPRFLKIKEIIDEGKLGKIRHVNCVLYHPFEERYDDEINLPWTVLPHISGGGIFVDLACHTLDFLDFVLGPIKSVRGHATSQLKAYPAEDAVSMSFLFENGIHGSGLWNFASFERYDNTEIVGDKGKIAFSTFGEDPIFIEYANGEKETITIENPLHIQQPFIETVMEELLGKEGFSPSKGTSAARTTWVIDQVLKEFREASR; from the coding sequence ATGAAAATTATAAAATGGGGAATCATAGGCTGTGGAAATGTAACTGAAGTCAAAAGCGGTCCGGCCTTTCAAAAAGCGCCCAACTCAGCTTTGGTTGCCGTCATGCGAAGAGATGCAGCACTTGCCGAAGATTACGCCAAACGCCACAACGTTCCGAAATGGTATTCTAAAGCGGAAGATTTAATCAACGATCCTGAAGTTGATGCCATTTATATTGCTACTCCTCCATCTTCTCATAAAGAATATACGATTTTGTGTGCCAAAGCCGGAAAACCCGTTTATGTCGAAAAACCTATGGCATTGACATTTGAAGAATGCAATGAAATGATCAGCGCATGTAAAGAACACAATGCTCCGTTGTTTGTGGCCTATTACAGAAGGGCTTTACCACGGTTTTTAAAAATCAAAGAAATAATCGATGAAGGAAAATTAGGAAAAATACGTCATGTAAACTGTGTTTTGTACCATCCTTTTGAAGAACGTTATGACGATGAAATCAATCTTCCGTGGACGGTTTTACCACACATTTCGGGGGGCGGAATCTTTGTCGATCTGGCTTGCCATACTTTGGATTTTCTGGATTTTGTTTTAGGTCCGATAAAGTCTGTACGAGGACATGCCACTTCTCAGTTAAAAGCCTACCCTGCCGAAGACGCTGTTTCAATGTCTTTTCTGTTCGAAAATGGAATCCACGGATCCGGATTATGGAATTTCGCCAGTTTTGAACGTTATGACAATACCGAAATTGTGGGCGATAAAGGCAAAATAGCATTTTCAACTTTTGGAGAAGATCCTATCTTTATTGAATATGCAAATGGAGAAAAAGAAACCATTACAATCGAAAACCCGCTTCATATTCAGCAGCCATTTATTGAAACCGTCATGGAAGAACTTTTAGGCAAAGAAGGATTTTCTCCTTCAAAGGGAACATCAGCAGCCAGAACAACCTGGGTTATTGATCAGGTTTTGAAGGAATTTAGAGAAGCTTCGAGATAA
- a CDS encoding outer membrane beta-barrel protein produces MKKHLFLIGLMICSLATMAQSESADKPESWYFKLGGSYFIQTAATEFPIVNGQLPNTDVYGANGTTLISRETNHGSFGEGFRTGLTAGYRFSTRLGVEMGINYYSSADKLMVETTNRLVATSPTNIFVTGDAVGKIRAWDLSPSLVLFLGETRGFEPYTKVGVIVPIHGDLTIETNREYYTVAPTRTTVAKTYAEDVVKPNPTLGFMAAIGTSYKLGKKLALFAEIEYRNFTVHGDTKETTVFTENGVDKLHTPSTFRPDASYSAIHTNYVDKLTTTSNSKVTNAAGFDDTKATDDISSYVGISGVGLTFGLRYSL; encoded by the coding sequence ATGAAAAAGCATTTATTTTTAATCGGATTAATGATTTGTTCCCTGGCCACAATGGCACAGTCAGAAAGTGCAGATAAACCGGAAAGCTGGTATTTTAAATTGGGTGGATCTTACTTCATTCAGACAGCCGCGACGGAGTTTCCAATTGTAAATGGTCAATTGCCTAATACGGATGTTTATGGGGCTAATGGAACCACTTTAATTTCGAGAGAAACGAATCATGGTTCATTCGGAGAAGGATTTCGTACAGGATTAACTGCAGGTTACCGTTTTTCAACGCGTTTAGGAGTTGAAATGGGTATTAACTATTACTCCAGTGCTGATAAATTAATGGTTGAAACTACAAATCGTTTAGTTGCTACTTCACCAACAAATATTTTCGTAACAGGAGATGCTGTCGGGAAAATAAGAGCTTGGGATTTATCTCCTTCATTAGTATTATTTTTAGGAGAAACCAGAGGTTTTGAACCTTACACAAAAGTGGGGGTTATTGTTCCTATTCACGGAGATTTAACTATTGAAACGAATCGTGAGTATTATACTGTAGCACCAACCAGAACAACAGTAGCAAAAACATATGCTGAGGATGTTGTAAAACCTAATCCGACTCTTGGTTTTATGGCTGCGATTGGAACTTCATATAAATTGGGTAAAAAACTGGCACTATTTGCTGAAATTGAATACAGAAACTTTACTGTTCATGGAGATACAAAAGAAACTACTGTGTTTACTGAAAATGGTGTAGATAAATTGCATACACCATCTACTTTTAGACCAGATGCTTCTTATTCTGCGATTCATACGAATTATGTAGATAAATTAACGACAACTTCTAATAGTAAAGTAACGAATGCTGCTGGTTTTGATGATACAAAAGCAACTGATGATATTAGTTCGTATGTTGGAATTTCTGGTGTAGGTTTGACTTTTGGACTTAGATACAGTTTGTAA
- the leuC gene encoding 3-isopropylmalate dehydratase large subunit, with translation MSKTLFDKVWDAHVVRKIEDGPDVFFIDRHFIHEVTSPVAFLGLKSRGVNVLYPERTFATADHNTPTINQHLPVQDPLSANQLKALEDNANEYGISHWGLGHQKNGIVHVVGPENGITLPGATIVCGDSHTSTHGAFGAIAFGIGTSEVEMVLSTQCIMQPKPKKMRINVNGQLSKGVGPKDVALYIIAQLTTSGGTGYFVEYAGNVFENMTMEGRMTVCNLSIEMGARGGMIAPDQTTFDFLEGRLYAPKGEAWTKAVEYWKTLKTDADAVFDAELNIKAEDIEPMITYGTNPGMGIGITKHIPNAKEVEGGEETYKKSLAYMGFNEDDVMIGKQIDYVFLGSCTNGRIEDFRAFAEIVKGRKKADNVTAWLVPGSHVVEAQIKEEGILDILTEAGFVLRQPGCSACLAMNDDKVPAGKYAVSTSNRNFEGRQGPGSRTLLASPIMAAAAAVTGKLTDPRELF, from the coding sequence ATGAGTAAGACATTATTTGACAAAGTATGGGATGCACACGTTGTGCGTAAAATTGAAGATGGACCGGATGTGTTTTTTATTGACCGTCATTTCATTCATGAAGTTACGAGTCCTGTTGCTTTTTTAGGATTAAAATCAAGAGGCGTTAACGTTTTATACCCAGAACGTACTTTTGCCACTGCTGACCACAATACACCAACCATAAACCAACATTTACCAGTTCAGGATCCGCTTTCTGCAAACCAGTTAAAAGCACTTGAAGACAATGCAAACGAATACGGCATTTCGCACTGGGGATTAGGTCACCAAAAAAATGGAATTGTACACGTAGTTGGTCCTGAAAACGGAATTACTTTGCCAGGTGCTACTATTGTATGCGGGGATTCGCATACGTCTACTCACGGTGCTTTTGGAGCTATCGCTTTTGGTATCGGAACCTCTGAGGTTGAAATGGTGCTTTCTACGCAATGTATTATGCAGCCTAAACCAAAGAAAATGCGTATCAACGTAAACGGACAACTTAGTAAAGGAGTTGGACCAAAAGACGTTGCGCTTTACATTATTGCTCAATTAACTACTTCTGGAGGGACAGGTTACTTTGTTGAATATGCTGGTAATGTTTTCGAAAACATGACTATGGAAGGACGTATGACAGTTTGTAACTTAAGTATCGAAATGGGTGCTCGTGGAGGAATGATCGCTCCTGACCAGACTACTTTCGATTTCTTAGAAGGAAGATTATACGCTCCAAAAGGAGAAGCCTGGACAAAAGCTGTTGAATACTGGAAAACACTTAAAACAGACGCAGATGCTGTTTTTGATGCTGAATTAAACATCAAAGCTGAAGACATCGAACCAATGATTACATATGGTACTAACCCTGGAATGGGAATTGGTATTACAAAACATATCCCGAACGCTAAAGAAGTTGAAGGCGGTGAGGAAACTTACAAAAAATCGTTAGCTTACATGGGCTTCAATGAAGATGATGTAATGATCGGAAAACAAATCGATTACGTTTTCTTAGGAAGCTGTACAAACGGACGTATTGAAGATTTTAGAGCTTTCGCTGAAATTGTAAAAGGAAGAAAAAAAGCAGATAATGTTACGGCTTGGTTAGTTCCTGGATCTCACGTAGTTGAAGCACAAATTAAAGAAGAAGGAATTTTAGATATTCTGACTGAGGCTGGTTTCGTATTACGTCAGCCTGGATGTTCTGCTTGTTTAGCCATGAACGATGATAAAGTTCCTGCAGGAAAATACGCGGTAAGTACGTCAAACAGAAACTTTGAAGGTCGTCAGGGTCCTGGTTCCAGAACGCTTTTGGCAAGTCCAATTATGGCAGCAGCAGCAGCGGTAACAGGAAAATTGACTGACCCGAGAGAATTGTTCTAG
- the leuD gene encoding 3-isopropylmalate dehydratase small subunit, with amino-acid sequence MAYDKFNILTSSAVPLPIENVDTDQIIPARFLKATKREGFGDNLFRDWRYNGDDTPKADFVLNNPTYSGKILVGGKNFGSGSSREHAAWAVYDYGFRAVVSSFFADIFKGNCLNIGVLPVQISPEFLENIFKAIEADPKTELEINLPAQTITLLSTGEQESFAINGYKKNNMINGFDDIDYLQNIKEDIKAFADKLPY; translated from the coding sequence ATGGCATACGATAAATTTAATATATTAACCAGCAGCGCAGTGCCGTTGCCAATTGAGAACGTAGATACAGATCAAATCATCCCGGCCCGTTTCCTGAAAGCGACAAAACGTGAAGGTTTTGGAGACAACCTTTTCAGAGACTGGAGATACAATGGAGACGATACTCCAAAAGCAGATTTCGTTTTAAACAATCCAACTTACAGTGGAAAAATCCTTGTTGGAGGAAAAAACTTCGGTTCTGGATCTTCTAGAGAGCACGCTGCATGGGCAGTTTACGATTACGGATTCCGTGCTGTAGTTTCTTCATTTTTTGCTGACATCTTCAAAGGAAACTGTTTAAATATTGGTGTTTTACCAGTGCAAATCAGCCCTGAATTTTTGGAAAACATTTTCAAAGCTATCGAAGCTGATCCAAAAACAGAATTAGAAATCAATCTTCCGGCTCAGACTATTACTTTATTGTCAACAGGTGAACAGGAATCATTTGCGATCAACGGATACAAAAAGAACAATATGATCAATGGGTTTGATGATATTGATTATTTACAAAATATTAAGGAAGATATTAAAGCTTTCGCTGACAAGCTTCCTTACTAA
- the dnaE gene encoding DNA polymerase III subunit alpha: MYLIFDTETTGLPKRWDAPITDSDNWPRCIQIAWQLHDEMGQLIEHQDYLVKPEGFNIPYDAERIHGISTELAEADGITLAEVLEKFNIALSKTKFIVGQNLGFDVNIMGAEFHRMGVDSPMASIPVLDTCTEVTASLLKLPGGRGGKFKLPTLTELHEYLFSVPFAEAHNATADVEATTRCFLELVRREVFTKEELDVPKEYFKEFQEKNPQEFPLIGLKHINLKAASEKVREQIKALQVEDTPTVVSESDKADFKAAKFAHLHNHTQFSVLQSTIGIGNIVSATAKNGMPAVAMTDTGNMMGAFHFVSAVMNHNKGASAKNKALAEAGEEPTETEIKPIVGCEFNICDNHLDKSKKDNGYQVVLMAKNKAGYHNLAKMASIAYTDGFYYVPRIDKNIVEQYKGDIMVLSGNLYGEIPSKILNIGENQAEEALIWWKEQFGEDFYLEVMRHNQEDENRVNKTLIEFSQKHNIKLIATNNTYYLNKEDANAHDILLCVKDGEKQATPIGRGRGYRYGLPNQEYYFKSQDEMKKLFADLPEAIINIQEIVDKVETYSLYRDVLLPKFEIPEEFVDPEDEKDNGVRGENAYLRYLTMEGAKRRYGEITESIQERLDFELLTISNSGYPGYFLIVQDFIAEARKMDVSVGPGRGSAAGSAVAYCLGITNIDPIKYDLLFERFLNPDRVSMPDIDIDFDDEGRGRVMEYVINKYGQKQVAQIITYGKMATKSAIRDTARVLDLPLFEADRIAKLIPAMMPGKWNLARFISESEDEVKKALKSSEEFDRVKELIAIANEEDLAGETIQQAKILEGSMRNTGIHACGVIITPSDITNYVPVTTAKDSDLYVTQFDNSVAESAGLLKMDFLGLKTLTLIKDTVKLVKYRTGIDLDPDTFPIDDPETYALFQRGETVGIFQYESPGMQKYMKDLKPTVFGDLIAMNALYRPGPLEYIPSFVRRKNGDEEIKYDLDACAEYLSETYGITVYQEQVMLLSQSLAGFTKGEADVLRKAMGKKQKDVLDKMKPKFVEQASAKGHDAKVLEKIWKDWEAFASYAFNKSHSTCYAWIAYQTAYLKAHYPAEYMAAVLSNNMNDIKQVSFFMEECKRMGLQVLGPCVNESYYKFTVNDDYAVRFGMGAIKGVGSGAVATIVESRKDGRYKSIFDLAKRIDLRAANKKAIENLALAGGFDSFEGTTRAQYFHDDGDGITFYEKAMRYGNKFQENENSSQVSLFGETSEVQIAEPVVPPCEDWSTMEKLAKEKEVVGIYISGHPLDDFKFEMKYFCNARLEALKSMEQYVGKNLTFAGIINNVQHRISKNGKGWAMFTLEGYDESYEFRIFNEEYLKFRHFLIQNNFAHIKVLIKDGWVNHDTGKKSEPRLQFVEVRQLQDVLEAFAKKLILLLNIKDLQTEFIHKLSNLFNTYKGDNSVTFEIMELEKIKRMVEVETANEFEETDDTVFTDENDDGDVVLEDTKIKEITEVEEIKVVTKLTMPSRRLKVKISTELLQELEKMQVNFKLN; encoded by the coding sequence ATGTATTTAATATTCGATACCGAAACAACCGGATTACCAAAACGCTGGGATGCCCCAATAACCGATTCTGATAACTGGCCCCGCTGTATACAAATTGCGTGGCAGCTTCATGACGAAATGGGGCAGCTTATTGAGCATCAGGATTATTTGGTAAAGCCTGAAGGATTTAATATTCCGTATGATGCCGAACGTATTCACGGAATCTCGACTGAATTGGCTGAAGCCGATGGAATCACTTTGGCCGAAGTTTTGGAGAAATTCAATATTGCATTAAGTAAAACCAAATTTATCGTTGGTCAGAATTTAGGATTCGACGTTAATATTATGGGTGCTGAATTCCATAGAATGGGAGTTGATTCACCTATGGCTTCAATTCCGGTTCTGGATACCTGTACTGAAGTTACGGCTTCATTATTAAAGCTTCCCGGAGGTCGTGGAGGAAAATTCAAACTTCCAACCTTAACAGAGCTTCACGAATATCTATTCAGCGTTCCTTTCGCGGAAGCACACAACGCAACTGCCGATGTTGAGGCAACTACGCGTTGTTTTCTGGAATTGGTTAGAAGAGAGGTTTTTACCAAAGAAGAGCTTGATGTTCCGAAGGAATATTTCAAAGAATTCCAGGAAAAAAACCCGCAGGAATTTCCTTTAATTGGTTTAAAACACATCAATTTAAAAGCAGCTTCTGAAAAAGTCAGAGAGCAGATCAAAGCTTTACAGGTTGAAGATACACCAACTGTAGTTTCAGAATCTGATAAAGCCGATTTCAAAGCAGCAAAATTTGCGCATTTGCATAACCATACTCAATTTTCAGTTCTTCAATCGACTATCGGAATTGGAAATATTGTTTCGGCTACAGCCAAAAATGGAATGCCGGCTGTTGCCATGACCGATACCGGAAACATGATGGGCGCTTTCCATTTTGTGAGCGCAGTTATGAATCACAATAAAGGTGCTTCTGCCAAAAACAAAGCTTTGGCTGAAGCAGGGGAGGAACCAACCGAAACTGAAATTAAACCAATCGTAGGTTGTGAATTCAATATTTGCGACAACCATTTAGATAAATCGAAAAAAGACAATGGCTATCAGGTTGTTTTAATGGCTAAAAATAAAGCGGGTTATCACAATCTGGCTAAAATGGCTTCGATTGCTTATACCGACGGATTTTATTATGTTCCGAGAATTGATAAAAATATTGTAGAGCAATACAAAGGCGACATTATGGTTCTGTCTGGGAATTTATACGGTGAAATTCCGAGTAAAATTCTGAACATCGGTGAAAACCAGGCAGAAGAAGCTTTGATTTGGTGGAAGGAACAATTTGGCGAAGATTTCTATCTGGAAGTCATGCGCCACAATCAGGAAGATGAAAACCGTGTAAACAAAACGCTGATCGAGTTTTCGCAAAAACACAATATCAAATTAATTGCGACCAACAATACCTATTATTTAAATAAAGAAGATGCCAATGCGCACGACATTTTATTGTGTGTAAAAGACGGTGAAAAACAGGCAACGCCAATTGGTCGTGGTCGTGGTTACCGTTACGGACTTCCAAATCAGGAATACTATTTCAAGTCGCAAGACGAGATGAAAAAACTATTTGCCGATTTGCCGGAAGCGATTATCAACATTCAGGAAATTGTTGATAAAGTAGAAACTTATTCTCTTTACCGGGATGTATTACTTCCAAAATTTGAAATTCCGGAAGAATTTGTTGATCCGGAAGATGAAAAAGACAATGGTGTTCGCGGTGAAAATGCTTATTTGCGTTATCTTACCATGGAAGGTGCTAAAAGAAGGTACGGCGAAATTACCGAGTCGATTCAGGAACGTCTGGATTTCGAATTATTGACAATTTCGAATTCAGGATATCCGGGTTATTTCCTGATTGTACAGGATTTCATCGCAGAAGCCAGAAAAATGGACGTTTCGGTAGGACCTGGACGTGGTTCTGCAGCCGGATCTGCAGTTGCATACTGTCTCGGAATTACCAATATTGACCCAATTAAATATGACTTGCTTTTTGAGCGTTTCCTAAATCCTGACCGTGTATCGATGCCCGATATTGATATCGACTTTGATGACGAGGGTCGTGGACGTGTAATGGAATATGTAATCAATAAATACGGTCAAAAACAAGTAGCGCAGATTATCACATATGGTAAAATGGCAACCAAATCAGCCATTCGTGATACCGCTCGTGTACTGGATTTACCCTTATTTGAAGCCGACAGAATTGCTAAGCTGATTCCGGCTATGATGCCAGGAAAGTGGAATCTGGCACGATTCATTTCTGAGAGTGAAGATGAGGTTAAAAAAGCTTTAAAATCGTCTGAGGAATTTGACCGGGTTAAGGAATTAATTGCGATTGCCAATGAGGAAGATCTTGCAGGGGAAACTATTCAACAGGCAAAAATACTCGAAGGTTCGATGCGTAATACGGGAATTCACGCCTGCGGAGTAATCATTACGCCATCGGATATTACGAATTACGTTCCGGTTACAACCGCAAAAGATTCGGATTTGTATGTAACACAGTTCGACAACTCGGTTGCAGAAAGTGCCGGATTGCTGAAAATGGACTTCCTGGGTCTGAAGACCCTTACGCTGATAAAAGATACCGTAAAACTGGTAAAATACAGAACAGGAATTGATCTTGACCCGGATACTTTTCCGATTGATGATCCTGAAACATATGCACTTTTCCAAAGAGGTGAAACGGTTGGAATCTTCCAGTACGAGTCACCCGGAATGCAGAAATACATGAAAGATCTGAAGCCAACGGTTTTTGGGGATTTAATTGCGATGAACGCCTTGTATCGACCGGGACCTTTAGAGTATATTCCGTCTTTCGTTCGAAGAAAAAACGGTGATGAAGAAATCAAATACGATTTAGATGCCTGTGCCGAATATTTATCAGAAACCTACGGAATTACAGTTTACCAGGAGCAGGTAATGCTTTTGTCTCAGTCTTTGGCAGGATTTACAAAGGGTGAGGCCGACGTTTTGCGTAAAGCGATGGGTAAAAAACAAAAAGACGTACTGGATAAAATGAAGCCAAAGTTTGTTGAGCAGGCATCAGCAAAAGGTCATGATGCTAAAGTTTTGGAAAAAATCTGGAAAGACTGGGAAGCCTTTGCGAGTTACGCCTTCAACAAATCGCACTCGACTTGTTATGCGTGGATTGCCTACCAAACAGCTTATTTGAAAGCGCATTATCCTGCAGAATATATGGCGGCGGTACTTTCGAATAACATGAACGATATCAAACAGGTATCTTTCTTCATGGAAGAATGTAAACGTATGGGATTACAGGTTTTAGGTCCTTGTGTAAACGAATCGTACTATAAATTTACGGTAAATGATGATTATGCGGTACGTTTCGGAATGGGGGCAATTAAAGGCGTAGGTTCCGGAGCTGTTGCAACCATTGTTGAAAGCAGAAAAGACGGGAGATATAAATCAATTTTTGATCTGGCAAAACGAATTGATTTGCGTGCCGCCAATAAAAAAGCAATTGAGAATCTGGCGCTTGCAGGAGGATTTGATTCGTTCGAAGGAACAACCAGAGCACAGTATTTCCATGATGATGGCGACGGAATTACCTTCTACGAAAAAGCAATGCGCTACGGAAATAAGTTTCAGGAAAACGAAAATTCATCACAGGTAAGTTTGTTTGGAGAAACAAGCGAAGTACAGATTGCTGAACCTGTTGTACCGCCATGTGAAGACTGGAGTACGATGGAAAAACTCGCTAAAGAAAAAGAAGTTGTCGGAATCTATATTTCCGGACATCCGCTTGATGATTTTAAATTTGAAATGAAATACTTCTGTAATGCGAGACTGGAAGCATTGAAAAGCATGGAGCAGTATGTAGGGAAAAATCTAACCTTTGCCGGAATTATCAATAATGTACAGCATAGAATTTCTAAAAACGGAAAAGGCTGGGCGATGTTTACTCTCGAAGGCTATGATGAAAGTTATGAGTTCAGGATATTTAACGAAGAGTACCTTAAATTCCGCCATTTCCTGATTCAGAATAATTTTGCCCATATTAAGGTATTGATTAAAGATGGCTGGGTCAATCATGATACTGGAAAAAAATCAGAGCCGAGATTGCAGTTTGTTGAAGTAAGACAGTTACAGGATGTTTTGGAAGCATTTGCTAAAAAATTGATTTTACTGCTCAATATTAAAGACTTACAAACAGAGTTTATTCATAAATTAAGCAACCTGTTTAATACTTATAAAGGAGATAATTCGGTGACTTTTGAAATTATGGAACTTGAAAAAATTAAGCGTATGGTTGAGGTTGAAACAGCCAATGAGTTTGAAGAAACAGACGATACCGTTTTTACAGATGAAAATGATGATGGGGATGTTGTTCTTGAAGATACCAAAATAAAAGAAATAACAGAAGTAGAAGAAATAAAAGTAGTAACCAAATTGACAATGCCAAGCAGAAGGCTTAAAGTTAAAATTTCGACAGAATTGCTGCAGGAATTAGAAAAAATGCAGGTTAATTTTAAACTCAACTAA